One window from the genome of Gadus morhua chromosome 16, gadMor3.0, whole genome shotgun sequence encodes:
- the mipepa gene encoding mitochondrial intermediate peptidase produces the protein MFKMLACKRLNCFIKHRAQVWTLAQRKVTTWSPVGAAFNSKPQRRLDVFQDNVGLFGVPELSSPAGFEVATKRALKDTQLLVDKTCHSPPGAATVEYFDQLSDGLCKVADLADFVKVAHPDPLFREAAEKTCIEIGTVVEKLNTNVELSTSLKDLLNSPDILNQLDHDTRRVAELFMFDFEISGIHLEEKLRKEAVALHVKLLDLNNEFLMGSHLPNRIAKSAIPEHLHLHFAKEGSFIQIGGLHADSPDDLLREIAYRIFLYPNGQMLDCLEELLKCRNKLAKLVGYESYAHRALKGTMAKSPKAVMDFLELLTDKLKDKTAKDFKMMTDMKKKLNPRNSELMAWDHPYFSAVLRAERFNIEPSLYSPYFSLGACMEGLNNLFSQLFGVSLMSDQPSAGEVWSEDVRKLAVVHETEGLLGYIYCDFFHRTDKPHQDCHFTIRGGRRCQATGDYQLPVVVLMLSLPHPTKSAPTLLTPGMMENLFHEMGHAMHSMLGRTRYQHVTGTRCATDFAEVPSILMEYFANDYRVVSQFARHYQTGQSLPQSMVARLCESKKVCGAADIQLQVFYAALDQVYHGEPQNRSTTELLKDKQHQFYGLPYTPSTAWQLRFSHLIGYGAKYYSYLMSRAVASMVWKQCFLKDPLNRDMGERYRREMLAHGGAKEPMLMVEGMLQRRPTMEELVDALVSDLNPNFETFIMDSES, from the exons ATGTTCAAGATGCTGGCGTGTAAACGCCTGAACTGTTTCATAAAGCACCGAGCACAAGTATGGACCTTGGCTCAGAGGAAGGTCACAACGTGGTCCCCTGTCGGGGCTGCGTTCAACAGCAAACCTCAGAGAAGACTGGACGTGTTCCAGGACAACGTG GGTTTGTTTGGAGTGCCAGAGTTGAGCTCTCCCGCAGGCTTTGAAGTAGCTACGAAGAGGGCGCTGAAGGACACCCAGCTACTGGTGGACAAGACATGCCACAGCCCCCCAGGAGCAGCGACCGTGGAGTACTTTGACCAGCTCTCCGATGGTCTATGCAAAGTGGCTGACCTT GCTGACTTTGTTAAGGTAGCCCACCCGGATCCTCTGTTCCGTGAGGCTGCAGAGAAGACATGCATAGAGATTGGCACTGTTGTAGAAAA gttAAATACAAATGTGGAATTAAGCACCAGCCTAAAAGATCTGCTGAACAGCCCTGATATTCTGAACCAGCTGGACCATGACACAAG GCGAGTGGCAGAGCTGTTCATGTTTGATTTTGAGATCAGTGGAATTCATCTGGAGGAGAAACTG AGGAAGGAGGCTGTGGCCCTGCATGTGAAGCTCCTGGATCTGAATAATGAGTTCTTAATGGGCTCTCACTTGCCCAATCGGATTGCCAAGTCTGCAATTCCAGAACATCTACATCTGCACTTTGCAAAAGAGGGCAGTTTCATCCAGATTGGAGGGTTACACGCAGACTCCCCTGATGActtg CTACGGGAGATCGCCTACAGGATCTTCCTCTATCCTAACGGCCAGATGCTGGATtgcctggaggagctgctgaaaTGCAGGAACAAACTGGCCAAGCTGGTGGGCTACGAGTCGTACGCTCACAGGGCCCTGAAGGGAACCATGGCCAAAAGCCCAA AAGCTGTGATGGACTTCCTTGAGCTTCTTACGGACAAGCTTAAAGACAA GACGGCGAAAGACTTTAAAATGATGACGGACATGAAGAAAAAGCTCAACCCTCGTAACTCA GAGCTAATGGCCTGGGACCATCCCTACTTCAGTGCCGTTTTGCGGGCTGAGAG GTTCAACATCGAGCCCAGCCTGTACAGTCCCTACTTCTCCCTAGGGGCCTGCATGGAGGGCCTGAACAACCTGTTCTCTCAGCTCTTCGGCGTGTCCCTCATGTCCGATCAGCCCAGTGCAGGGGAGGTGTGGAGCGAAGACGTCCGCAAACTG GCTGTGGTTCATGAGACGGAGGGACTGCTGGGATACATTTACTGTGATTTCTTTCACCGCACAGATAAACCTCACCAG GACTGCCACTTCACCATCCGGGGCGGGCGCCGTTGCCAGGCGACGGGCGATTACCAGCTGCCGGTAGTGGTGCTGATGCTGAGCCTGCCCCATCCCACCAAGAGCGCCCCCACACTGCTCACGCCGGGCATGATGGAGAACCTCTTCCACGAGATGGGCCACGCCATGCACTCCATGCTGGGCCGCACACGTTACCAGCATGTCACCG GAACCAGATGTGCCACAGACTTTGCTGAGGTCCCCTCCATCCTCATGGAGTACTTTGCCAACGACTATAGAGTAGTTAGCCAGTTTGCTCGCCATTATCAAACTGGACAG TCCCTGCCTCAAAGTATGGTGGCCCGCCTGTGTGAGTCCAAAAAGGTGTGTGGCGCTGCAGACATACAGCTGCAG GTATTTTACGCAGCATTGGACCAGGTCTACCACGGCGAACCCCAAAACCGCTCCACCACAGAGCTCCTGAAGGACAAGCAGCACCAGTTCTATGGGCTGCCCTACACACCCAGCACG GCATGGCAGCTGCGGTTCagccatctgattggctacggAGCCAAGTATTATTCCTACCTCATGTCCCGGGCCGTGGCGTCCATGGTTTGGAAACAGTGTTTCCTAAAGGATCCCTTAAACAG GGACATGGGTGAGCGTTACCGGAGGGAGATGTTGGCTCATGGGGGAGCCAAGGAGCCCATGCTCATGGTGGAAG GAATGCTGCAGAGACGGCCCACCATGGAAGAATTGGTGGATGCACTGGTGTCTGATCTAAATCCAAACTTTGAGACCTTCATCATGGACTCTGAGAGCTGA